A single Actinomadura algeriensis DNA region contains:
- a CDS encoding serine/threonine-protein kinase: protein MAASLRPDDPERVGRYELTGRLGEGGQGVVYAGRGPDGGEVAVKLLRAHVAHEPKARDRFVRELGFAERVAEFCTARVLDADIHGDQPYIVSEFVPGPSLYELVRAEGPRTGAALQRLAIGTATALAAIHRAGVVHRDFKPPNVLMGEDGPRVIDFGIAKALDGTSTMTSQVVGTPAYMAPEQVSGQEPGTWTDMFAWGVTILFAATGRSPFGDDTVPAVMHRILHADPDTSMLPQPLAGLVTACLAKDPAHRPTAPNVLLGLLGLGAPPGGADDLLAAGATAVEGVTPPTAAAPSPPFQPVLNGRASHGPGRFARHPPSPLPHPDTPPAEPRANAAAAAIAGIVALLTACALVWYALANVVYAADAPAGRWSGLVLENVLGGVIGAGLLLVAAGFTFARRIAGAWTLCALCVLYVVATIFVAPLLRGTALGAQLEFVFGFEGSNGVAIALATLFGVLTAITAAIAGSVKSYGPARRSALVPPGRYPR from the coding sequence ATGGCTGCTTCACTGCGACCCGACGATCCCGAGCGGGTGGGACGGTACGAGCTGACCGGCCGTCTCGGGGAGGGAGGCCAGGGCGTCGTGTACGCCGGGCGCGGGCCGGACGGCGGGGAGGTGGCCGTCAAGCTGCTGCGCGCTCATGTCGCACACGAACCGAAGGCGCGTGACCGGTTCGTGCGTGAGCTGGGGTTCGCGGAGCGGGTCGCCGAGTTCTGTACCGCACGGGTGCTGGACGCCGACATCCATGGCGATCAGCCCTACATCGTCAGCGAGTTCGTACCCGGCCCGTCCTTGTACGAGCTCGTCCGTGCGGAGGGGCCGCGGACGGGTGCGGCGTTGCAGCGGCTCGCCATCGGCACCGCCACCGCGCTGGCGGCGATCCACCGGGCCGGAGTCGTGCACCGCGACTTCAAGCCACCGAACGTGCTGATGGGCGAGGACGGTCCGCGCGTCATCGACTTCGGCATCGCCAAGGCGCTGGACGGCACCTCCACCATGACGAGCCAGGTCGTCGGAACTCCCGCCTACATGGCGCCCGAACAAGTGAGCGGCCAGGAGCCCGGCACATGGACCGACATGTTCGCCTGGGGAGTCACCATCCTGTTCGCCGCGACCGGCCGTTCCCCTTTCGGGGACGACACCGTACCCGCGGTGATGCATCGCATCCTGCACGCCGACCCCGACACCAGCATGCTTCCCCAGCCCCTGGCCGGGCTGGTCACCGCATGCCTGGCCAAGGACCCCGCTCACAGGCCGACCGCACCGAACGTTCTGCTCGGCCTGCTCGGCCTCGGCGCGCCACCTGGAGGCGCCGATGATCTCCTGGCGGCCGGCGCGACCGCGGTCGAGGGCGTCACGCCGCCCACGGCGGCCGCGCCGAGCCCGCCGTTTCAGCCCGTCCTCAACGGCCGTGCCTCCCACGGCCCCGGCCGGTTCGCCCGGCACCCGCCCAGCCCACTCCCGCACCCTGACACGCCGCCCGCCGAACCGAGGGCGAACGCCGCGGCGGCGGCGATCGCCGGCATCGTGGCGCTGCTCACCGCCTGCGCGCTCGTCTGGTACGCGCTCGCCAACGTCGTCTACGCCGCCGACGCGCCGGCCGGCCGCTGGTCCGGCCTGGTGCTGGAGAACGTGCTCGGCGGCGTCATCGGCGCCGGGTTGCTGCTGGTCGCAGCGGGGTTCACGTTCGCTCGCAGGATCGCCGGTGCGTGGACGCTGTGCGCCCTCTGCGTGCTTTACGTGGTGGCGACGATCTTCGTGGCGCCGCTACTGCGCGGCACGGCCCTGGGCGCTCAACTCGAATTCGTCTTCGGCTTCGAGGGGAGCAACGGCGTCGCCATAGCGCTGGCGACCCTCTTCGGTGTCCTGACGGCAATCACCGCGGCGATCGCCGGCAGCGTGAAGTCGTACGGCCCCGCCCGGCGGTCGGCCTTGGTCCCGCCCGGCCGTTACCCCCGGTGA
- a CDS encoding LLM class oxidoreductase, which yields MILCSDAHEARAIGVDWLRRYLALPNYAANLMRLGFEPEELERVSDRLFDALIAWGDEEAIGKRVDEHRTAGADHVCLQVLTARSDTFPREQWRRLASALCWPRRTPTAPRAPL from the coding sequence GTGATCCTTTGCTCGGACGCGCACGAGGCACGGGCGATCGGCGTCGACTGGCTGCGGCGCTACCTGGCACTGCCGAACTACGCGGCGAACCTGATGCGTCTCGGCTTCGAACCCGAGGAGCTGGAACGGGTCAGCGACCGCCTGTTCGACGCCCTCATCGCGTGGGGCGACGAGGAGGCGATCGGGAAACGGGTGGACGAGCACCGGACCGCAGGCGCCGATCACGTCTGCCTGCAGGTGCTCACCGCGCGATCGGACACCTTCCCGCGCGAGCAATGGCGCCGCCTCGCGTCCGCACTCTGCTGGCCACGGCGGACTCCCACGGCCCCCCGCGCCCCGTTGTGA
- a CDS encoding DUF4873 domain-containing protein, whose amino-acid sequence MSRYRGPATLISSDGAEVEVYVDLRAKQREWSGTATIADFDAGDPHDQTLRLPDGREAQVTLGDSEAWSDILTLVGSGPPPFA is encoded by the coding sequence GTGAGCCGCTACCGGGGGCCCGCCACTCTGATCAGCAGCGACGGAGCCGAAGTCGAGGTGTACGTCGATCTGCGCGCCAAGCAGCGAGAGTGGTCGGGAACCGCGACCATCGCCGACTTCGATGCCGGCGACCCTCACGACCAGACGTTGAGGCTCCCCGACGGCCGCGAGGCACAGGTCACACTCGGCGATTCGGAAGCCTGGTCCGACATCCTCACGCTGGTCGGAAGTGGTCCACCGCCATTCGCCTGA
- a CDS encoding TetR/AcrR family transcriptional regulator, producing the protein MSSAGRPRGRRRDPSIDARVLRAAVDELAERGIAGFSTNNVAARAGVDKRGIYARWPDRDRLVVDALGTLAAGLTVPGTGALRADLLAIVPAVAAVFTSPRLEILQRCVQEAQNHPAIYAGFRRDFIDHCMAVVEDVFRSARHRGEIPGTVDPELACEAFLGVLLTRVSFSGEASILDSDRQHAIVDFFVTTLEPREPAPT; encoded by the coding sequence GTGAGCTCAGCAGGACGTCCGCGCGGGCGCCGTCGCGACCCGTCGATCGACGCGCGGGTACTCCGGGCGGCGGTGGACGAACTGGCGGAACGGGGGATCGCGGGGTTCTCCACCAACAACGTGGCCGCACGGGCCGGGGTCGACAAGCGCGGCATCTACGCCCGCTGGCCCGACCGCGACCGGCTCGTCGTCGACGCGCTGGGCACCCTCGCCGCCGGGCTGACGGTGCCGGGAACGGGCGCGCTGCGCGCGGACCTGCTCGCGATCGTCCCCGCGGTGGCCGCGGTGTTCACCAGCCCGCGCCTGGAGATCCTGCAGCGGTGCGTCCAGGAGGCGCAGAACCACCCCGCCATCTACGCGGGATTCCGCCGCGACTTCATCGACCACTGCATGGCGGTCGTGGAGGACGTGTTCCGCTCGGCCCGGCATCGCGGCGAAATCCCCGGCACGGTGGATCCCGAACTGGCCTGTGAGGCGTTTCTGGGCGTCCTCCTGACCCGGGTCAGCTTCTCCGGCGAGGCGTCCATCCTCGACTCCGACCGGCAGCACGCCATCGTCGACTTCTTCGTCACCACGCTCGAGCCCCGCGAACCCGCACCGACCTGA
- a CDS encoding organic hydroperoxide resistance protein — protein MPSTLYTATATAWGGREGRVESTDRRIGLQLSVPKALGGDDGQGTNPEQLFAAGYAACFHSALKAVARQEKIDVAESAVSVTVGMAGGLAEGIDLTVRIEAELPNVPDDQARNLLAAAHRGCPYSRATQGNVAAELVLVQTDD, from the coding sequence ATGCCATCCACGTTGTACACCGCCACGGCGACCGCTTGGGGCGGGCGCGAAGGCCGGGTCGAGTCGACCGACCGGCGCATCGGGCTGCAGTTGTCCGTCCCGAAGGCCCTCGGCGGGGACGACGGTCAGGGCACCAACCCCGAGCAGTTGTTCGCCGCCGGGTACGCGGCCTGCTTCCACAGCGCCCTGAAGGCCGTCGCCCGGCAGGAGAAGATCGACGTCGCCGAGTCGGCGGTGTCGGTCACCGTCGGCATGGCCGGCGGCCTCGCCGAGGGCATCGACCTCACCGTCCGGATCGAGGCCGAACTGCCGAACGTGCCCGACGACCAGGCGCGGAACCTGCTGGCGGCCGCACACCGGGGATGCCCCTACAGCCGCGCGACGCAGGGCAACGTCGCCGCCGAACTCGTTCTCGTCCAGACCGACGACTGA
- a CDS encoding peroxiredoxin, which produces MLQTGESAPDFELPDQHGERVRLSDLLSTGPVVLFFYPAALSPGCTREACHFRDIVAEFAERGATILGISGDDVQKQKRFDDRHRLGYPLLADTDGAVARAYELARRIPGLPAKRATFVIGGDRRVLAAIHSEINMNVHADKALAALPQ; this is translated from the coding sequence ATGTTGCAGACGGGCGAATCCGCACCCGATTTCGAACTGCCGGACCAGCACGGCGAACGCGTGCGGCTGAGCGACCTGCTGAGCACGGGGCCGGTCGTGCTGTTCTTCTATCCGGCCGCCCTCAGCCCGGGATGCACCCGCGAGGCGTGCCACTTCCGCGACATCGTCGCCGAGTTCGCCGAGCGCGGAGCGACCATCCTGGGCATCAGCGGCGACGACGTCCAGAAACAGAAGCGGTTCGACGACCGGCACCGGCTCGGCTATCCCCTGCTGGCCGACACCGACGGGGCCGTCGCCCGCGCCTACGAGCTCGCGCGACGCATCCCAGGGCTGCCGGCCAAACGGGCCACCTTCGTCATCGGCGGAGACCGGCGTGTGCTCGCGGCGATCCACAGCGAGATCAACATGAACGTCCACGCGGACAAGGCGCTGGCGGCACTGCCGCAGTAG
- a CDS encoding protein-arginine deiminase family protein, protein MFQRTTEDALRRVGVRVHWVEDWYYSHHVGTAGGSVHCVTNVQRNLSGTTPWWHQA, encoded by the coding sequence GTGTTCCAGCGGACCACCGAGGACGCCCTGCGCCGGGTCGGCGTCCGCGTCCACTGGGTCGAGGACTGGTACTACTCGCACCACGTCGGCACGGCGGGCGGCAGCGTCCACTGCGTCACCAACGTCCAGCGGAACCTGAGCGGCACCACCCCCTGGTGGCACCAAGCCTGA
- a CDS encoding RidA family protein has product MARAITLVRSGSLSDVAEYAYAATAPAESRLVFLAGACPLNDDGSTAAAGDYAGQAAKAIENMRAALAASGASLQDVISTRVLVASARQEDLVAAWEVVRDSFGDHDVPSTLMGVTVLGYKDQLVEIEAVAAVLDS; this is encoded by the coding sequence ATGGCCCGTGCCATCACCTTGGTCCGCTCCGGCTCCCTCTCCGACGTCGCGGAGTACGCCTACGCGGCCACGGCGCCCGCCGAGTCACGTCTGGTCTTCCTCGCCGGGGCGTGCCCGCTGAACGATGACGGCTCTACGGCGGCTGCCGGGGACTATGCGGGCCAGGCGGCGAAAGCCATCGAGAACATGCGGGCCGCCCTCGCCGCCTCCGGTGCGTCACTCCAGGACGTCATCAGTACAAGGGTCCTCGTCGCGTCGGCCCGGCAAGAGGATCTGGTGGCCGCGTGGGAGGTGGTCCGGGACTCGTTCGGCGACCACGACGTCCCGAGCACTCTGATGGGTGTCACCGTGCTCGGCTACAAGGACCAGCTCGTCGAGATCGAGGCCGTCGCCGCCGTGCTCGATTCTTGA